TGATAGTGTCATAATGTTTTTCCTCCATGAAATTAAGATGTGTTTGGTTTCGGCGTCCTTGCCGTGGGTTAGTTGTTATTACGCTGAACCGAATCTTTGCTGCTTTTTCTTTTTTTGTCCCGACCTCCTTTCCGATTCGAGTTTTTCACGTTTAATCCCCTTATCGGAGTCGGCCTGGTTTTCTTTAGCGGTTTTTTTCAAGAAATAACGTAACTACTCAGGAATACAGAATTCAGGAGCCAGAATTCGAAATAATGCACTAACCACCTGAATCTTCATTCAACTATATTAATCCAGCTGCTTTCAGTTGTTTTAATTCTGAATTCTGGATTCTGTCTCCTGGCTACTGAGCAGTTACGAAATAACATTCTCATAAAAAGGTTGAGACGGCTTGATATTGTGCCCCTTACAGCGAAGATGTCACTCATTGACGGATTTTCTTGAACATAGCGGCGAGTCTGATAATTACGAATCAGCAGATGCGATTGAGAAGGCAGGGTAGGGGCCACTAAGTCAGGTTGCGAATATCCCGCCATTCAAAATTATATTTGCAAATTGGGTAACAAGCCCTCAATTTGTAAAAAAAAGCAGGGATACGCAGGCCGGTAGTGGAAAGGAACCAGGTTGGGACGGGAAATTGAATTAAAACTGTTGGTCCATGACGATTGGAAGGACCGGATATCAAATCATCCGCTGGTAAAGCGCTTTGCCGTGGGAAAAGCGAGCTGGCACCAGCTGTTCAATATTTATTATGATACGCCCGATTTTCAGCTGTATTCCCGGGGAATGGCCCTGCGCGTTCGAAAAGAAGAGGGGGGGCAACTTGTCCAAACCCTGAAGACCGCAGGCGAGGTCGTCGGGGGAATGAGCCATCGCGGCGAATGGGAATGGCCGTTGCCGAATGACACCCTGCAACCGGATTTAATTCCGCATCAGTTATGGCCCCCGGGGGTGGTAAAGGGTGGTGCGGACATACCGATTCCTTTGTTTCACACGGACTTTGAGCGGTCAAGGCAATTGCTGTACATACCTGCCGGTGCGTTGACATCGAATCAGGCCGAGGCGAAAATAGAACTGGCCTTTGACCGCGGGCTGGTGCGGGCCATCATATCAGACGAAAAGCGCACGGATAAGATTTTTGAAATCGAGATGGAATTAATGCTCGGGAAGCCAGAGACGCTTTTTGATCTCGCGTTGCTCCTCACTGCTGGTTTTCCGGTTCAGCCCTGCGATATCAGCAAGGCCGAGCGGGGGTACCGGTTGCTGGGGGCGCAACGGTTTTCGAAGGATGAGTATCCTGACAGGTTGCCGCTGATGAATGCGCCGGTTGAAACCGGCTTTTTCGACGAAATGACCTGGTCATTCGGGGTTTGGGTTCAACGGCTTGAATATTTTCAGTATTCCGGGAATCCGGCCCATCTTGCCGCTGCCGGACGCGCCATCGAGCGCATGGGCATGCTGATGACTTTTTTTAATTCGATGTTACCGGAATCGCAGACACGGCAGTGGCAAGAGATTCTGGCTACGGTAGCGGAACAATGCCGCAAGAAAGTGATTCCCGATGGAACCGGCGCGGTCATGCTGGCCTTAGCCAAGTGGATTTATTGCCGAGAGTGGCTGAATCAACAGTAGGGGCGAACCTGTGCGCGCGCCTATTGCCGTTGTAGGGGCGGACCTGTGTGTCCGCCCCTACGGTGATTGCGACGCCATGGATGTTGTTTTCATTAACAAACCGGTAATGCGCCCCAACAAACCGCTAATACGCCCCGTTAATCTTAGATGATATGACGTCTGATAAGATATATTATGTAAACTTTAAATTTTGGCTGGCGATATATTCCCTGACCTTCGGTACGACAAAAATGGTGTCGATGGGAAGCTGGCCCAGAAACGCCGCCAGAACCTGATTCTTTTTTGAAATGGGCAAATGTTTATCAATAATGAATCGTTGCTGGCCGTTAACTTTGCAAAAGCCGCTTTTAACATGAATTCCGGTGGCCTTGAAATTCTGTTCGGATATCTTAATATCCAACTTTTCAGCCAGGTCCTTTAATTGCTGAAATAATTGTTCGGGATTCATGGCCGGTTCGCTTTTCGTTGACAGTTTGGGGCTCTCTTGATATTTACCCGATACGTATTATGTTAAAATGAAATCGAATTCATCAAGTTATATAAGTTCTCAGTTTATATAAGTTCTCAGTGTTAAGTGTTAAGATTGCAAAAACGGGAACACACCCATTCCTTAACACTTAAAACTTAAAACTTAAAACTTTCAGGAGGAAAAAATGCAGACGGTATCTTACCAAGGCACTCAGGCGCAGGTTCGGGTCAATGAATTTGTCCGCAGTGTTTATAACTGGATGATGGTCGGATTGGCGTTGACCGGATTTGTAGCGTATTTTACAGCCCATAACGAATCCTTGCTACAGTTGATTTATCAAAATCGTCTCGTGTTTTTTGCGCTGATCATCGCAGAACTCGGATTGGTATTTTATATCAGCGCTCGAATCAATCGATTGGCCGCCTCTACAGCCACGGGGCTTTTTGTGCTCTATTCCGCGTTAAACGGGTTGACCCTCTCGTTTATTTTTCTTGTTTATACGAGTTCATCCATCACCTCAACTTTTTTTATCTGTGCAGCCACCTTCGGCGCATGTAGCATTTATGGATGGATGACCAAACGGGATCTGACATCGATGGGTGGATTTATGACCATGGGCTTGATCGGCATCATCATTGCCTCCGTGGTCAATATGTTTTTACAAAGCAGCGGAATGGCCATGATTATTAGCTATATCGGTGTGCTGGTCTTTGTCGGCTTAACTGCTTATGATACACAGAAAATCAAAACCATGGCCATGAGCCAACCGGTTGGCGCTGAGGCCGGGGTTATACGGAAAGCTGCTATTTTGGGCGCGCTTTCACTATATCTTGATTTTATCAATCTTTTCTTGATGCTCCTTCGTATTTTCGGTGGCAGCAGAGAATAAGATGTTGACATAAAATTGACCGAATTCATTAAAAAAAGGCCCTATCACAGCCGTTGATAGCGGCTTTTTTTTATTTATAAGAACATACACTATCTTGTGGCTATATATCGGTTGACACCCAAGATGGTCTGAATTATGCTGCTGCAGTCAAACAGGCTGCTAAAAAAAGACTAAGAGTAAACGATCACGGAAAGGATGACACATCTTGAAAAAAGTGCTTATTTGCTTATTCCTTGTTTTGGTTATGGCATCGCAAACACTAGCGAGAGAGACTAGAAAGCCCCGGAAAACAACTCCTCAAAAGGCCGCTTCAGCACAAAAAGCGTCGCCTCAAAATCAACCTCCTTTTAAGGCCTTAATGGTAATGGAGGCGAGCACCGGCAAGGTGCTTGAAGAAATTAATCCGCATCTGAAACATCCTTTAGCCAGCGTCACCAAACTGATGCTTGCCAGTGTCGTCATGGAAAAACTGCAATCCGGAGCGATTCAGCTTACAGAGATCGTTACTACCTCAGCGGAATCCGCCCGAATGGGCGGCAGTCAGGTATATTTAAAAGAGGGCGAGCGCTTCACACTTGAAGAAATGATGAAGGCCGTCATGATTGCTTCCGGCAACGATGCGGCTCATGCGGTCGCCGAACACATTTCCGGTACGCAAGAGGCTTTTGCGGAAGAAATGAATAAAAAGGCGCAAAAGCTGGGTATGAATGATTCCGAGTTTCACAGCGCCCATGGATTGCCGCCCGGTCCCGGTCAAAGTGAAGACATCAGTTCCTGCCACGATCTGGTGCTGTTGGCAAGGGATCTGCTCAACTATCCGAAGCTTCTTGAATGGACCGCCGTTCGGAGCGAACCGTTCAGAGACGGCGCTTTTATCATGCACAACCACAATAAGATCATTGCCAAACTGCCCGGTACGGACGGGTTTAAGACGGGATTCTATTCAAAAGCAGGATTTAATGTCGTGGCAACCGCTCAAAAAGACGGACTCAGGCTGATCGTCGTGGTTTTGGGCGGTCCGAGCGCCAAAATCAGAGACGCCGTGGCTATTGAAAAGTTTAAAAAATACATGGCAAAATACCGTATGGCGGCACTTGTTAAAAAAGGCCAGGATCTTGGAGACGCTGTTTCTCTTCCCGATGGCGAAACGCAATCAATACAGGCCGTCACCGCTTCTGATTTTTCCTATCCCGTTATAAAGGAAAAAATAGCCGATATTAAAAAGGAAATTCATTTGCCCAAAGAAATTGAAGGGGGCGTTGAGGCGGGTCAAAAACTTGGGGAAATTGTCTTTATGCTGGAAAAAGAGATGTTAGGCAAAGTGGATCTCATTTCTCCGGCGCGCATAGGAGAGGCCGGTTTCTTCACCAAGGTTCTCAGGCGGGTCGGTTTCGATTAAATGTCCCTTTATCCTTAGTAAATCAGAAAATGCCTATGTGCCCGGTAAAGAGAATCAAAACAAAGACAAGGAGAATATGGCCCATAGTCTTGCTCTTTTTGCTGGTCGTCGGTCTATGCGTTTGGGGCGGGGTCCTTGCCCTCGATGAGATTAATACCTATAAGGGCCAGGCGCGCATTTTATCGCAAATGGCCTCGCGGATGCAATTTGAACTTGCCGATGGCCCCTCTTCCCGCCCGCTTTCAGCGCCTGCTGGCCCGTACGATATGCGCTTTGGGTATACGCGCTTACCCGATATAAAAAGCAGAATGGAAAAAAGCGGCTATGTCATTTCAAGAGAGGTTCGACCGTCTGATTCCATGCTGAAATGGAGCCAATGGGGGGGCTTCCCGATTTTTCATGAAAAAACAGTATCAGGGCTGACGCTATTGGATCGGATGGGGGAGGAAATCTATGCCAGAAAGTACCCCCGGAACACCTTTTCATCGTTTTCCGAAATTCCGCCGGTGCTGGTGGAGATGCTTCTTTTTATCGAAAATAGAGATCTTCTCGATCCGCAAAAGCCCTTGATGAATCCCGCAGTGGCATGGGAAAGGTTGGCAAAGGCGTTATTTGATAACGCCCTTCAGCTTATTGTTCCCAGCCATTCCGCGGCGGGTGGAAGTACACTTGCCACTCAAACTGAAAAGTTCAGGCATTCCCCTGAAGGCGTTACGCATACAGCAAGGGATAAGCTTTACCAGATGGCCTCCGCCTCACTCAGAGGCTATCTGGATGGTGAAAATACACTTCAAGCCCGCAAGAATATCGTCCTTAATTATATTAATTCCATTCCGCTGGCCGCTCAGCCGGATTATGGGGAAGTCAACGGGTTGGGAGATGGTTTGTGGGCCTGGTTCGGGGCCGACTTAAACCGAGTGGCGACACTGTTCAGGGATCTCGATGCCACTTCAAACGGATACTCGATCAACAAAAAAGCCTTGGCGGTCAAGCAGGTGTTGAGCCTCTTTTTGGCCCATAGGCGTCCCAGCCACTATCTGATCGGAAAGCGAGATGATTTGGAAGCGCTTTGCGAGACATACCTTGATCTTCTTTCCAGTCAAGGGATTCTTTCAAAAGCTATTTGCAGTTCGGCTTATGGCCAGTCGCTGCCGTGGCGTTCGAGCCCACCGCCATCTCCTGCCATGACTCAGGTCGAAAAAAAAGCATCGAATACCAATCGAATTCAACTTCTTTCGCTTCTCGGGGTGAAAAAACTCTATGAGCTTGACCGCATGGATTTGACAGCCAAAAGTACCCTTGATTTAACTGTTCAGACTGCGGTGAGCGAAGAAATCATGCGCCTGCATGACCCCGCCTATTTGACGGAAAAAGGGCTTTACGGGTATCGCCTGTTGGGAAAAGGTGACCCCAAAAAAATCACCTACGGTTTCACCTTGTACGAAAAAACACCGCGGGGAAATGTCCTGCGGGTCCAAACCGACAATTATGATCAAGCCTTGAATATTAATGAAGGGGTTAAAATGGAGCTGGGCTCGACCGCCAAGCTGAGAACCCTGGTCACCTATCTAGAGATTGTGTCCACCCTGTTTGACCGTTACAGCCAAATGGCGCGCTATGATTTACTCGCCGTGGAAATACCGCCAAGAGACACCCTGACCGCCTGGGCTATTTCATATCTGATCGGTACTCAGGAGCGAAATCGGCTGCACATGCTCAATGCCGCCATGCAGCGCACCTACTCGGCCTCCCCGGCTGAGGGATTTTTCACCGGCGGCGGGCTGCACAGCTTTGAAAACTTTAACCCGCAAGACAATTATCGTACTGTGACCGTTATCGAAGGGCTTCGATATTCCATCAACATGGTTTTTATCCGCTTGATGCGCGATATCGTGCGGTACTATATTTACAATCCGGTAAATGGCCCTGGCGCGCATCTGCGTGACCCCCTCAATCCGCAGCGGCGGGCCTACCTTGAAAAGTTTGCCGATCTTGAGGGAACCAAATTCGTCAGAATGTTTTATCGGAAATACGCCGGAAAATCTCAGTCGCAAATTTTATCCACAGCGCTTCAGTCGGTTTCACCGGTCCCCGCGCGCCTCGCCTATGTGTGCCGTTTTTTGGCGCCGGAAATGGAATTGGATGAATTTGCGGAAGAGGTAAAGGCCCATCTTCCCAAGTTCACCTTAACCGACGACTTGGTTCAAAAGCTTTACTGGCAATCCGACCCGGACCGTTTTACCCTGTCAGACCGTGGGTATCTTTCCAGAATGCATCCGCTTGAACTCTGGGTGGCGGACTTTCTGCGAAATAAACGCGAGGCAAGCTTGCAGGAAATTCTAACGGAAAACGCATCGGTCCGGCAGGAAGTATATAAATGGCTGTTCCGATCTTCTCAAAAAAGAGCCCAAGACCAGCGCATCTACACCATGCTGGAAATTGAAGCCTTTGTTCAGATTCATCAAGCCTGGAAACAAGTCGGCTATCCCTTCGGAAGCCTGGTTCCCTCCCTGGCGACCGCGATCGGTTCCTCCGGAGACCGGCCTGCCGCGCTGGCGGAGCTGATGGGGGTTATCGTCAACCGGGGAATTCGCATGCCGCTTTACCGGATTGAAACATTAGTGTTCGCGGCCGGGACGCCTTATGAGGTTCACTTCGAGCGCGGCGCACCGGTGGCGCCGGAGAAAATCTTGGAACCCGATATCGCCGATGTGCTGAAAGATGCGCTTAGCCAGGTCGTTGAAAGCGGCACGGCACAAAGAGCCTTCAGATCATTTGTGGATCCGGACGGCACCGTCATTCCCCTTGGCGGCAAAACCGGAACGGGGGATAACCGATACGAAAAATTCGGGCGCGGTGGAAATATTATTTCATCAAAGGTGTTAAACCGTTCTTCCACCTTTGTGTTTTTTCTGGGAGATCGATTTTTCGGGGTTGTTTTGGCTTATGTGGACGGGCCCAACGTGGCTGCTTACGATTTCACCAGTGCGCTTCCGGTGACCTTGCTAAAGATCCTTGTCCCTCGAATAATGCCGTTATTTCACTTATGAGGCATTTCCCCAAGCAGGCAATCGAATGGATGGATTTAAACAAAAAAAACCTGCCAAGGGTTCGGCAGGTTTATGGTAAGGATGGTGGTGGAGATGAGGGGGATCGAACCCCTGACCTCAGCATTGCGAACGCTGCGCTCTCCCAACTGAGCTACATCCCCACGAAGTGAGCCGGTATATAGCAAATTGTTCGGACGGGGTCAATTTAAAAACGTGTCAACGGTTGATAAAAGCAAATTATTTTGAAAAGGTTTTTATATGAACAATATCTTAATATTAAATGATGCAATCAAAGGTTTTACATTAGATCAGGACAAGATCATAACCCCCGAAGAAACCGTCCGAAGGCTCAAAACCAAATTATCGCAACTAAATCTCGATATTCTCGACCGCGCTGAACGAATCGACAACGGGCGCTTGGACATTCCGGTCTATTTCAGTGTATGCGGGAAAGACGCGCTTTCCATTATCGGAACCAAAAAGCAGATGGGAAAAGGCGCAACCCTGCAGCAAGCAGAAGCCAGTGCGGTAATGGAGCTGGCCGAGCGCTTCAGCTTTTTCAGTTTTTGCAAGCAGCCAAATAATTTCGTTACAGCATGCTATAAAGCTATCAGGGACAAGGCCATTTCTTTTGACCTTATCGCCCGATCCGTTCATGACGACACCGGCGAGCTTGACATCACCCGTGGTTTTTTTGAAACCCTGCCCCTTCAATGGACCCGGGCATATAATTTAACCAAACAAGAAGAAGTGCTTATCCCTTTTACCTGGTTTTATGCCATCAACGAATTCAATGGCCCGTCCGCCGGTAATTGCCGGGAAGAAGCATTGATGCAGGGGATATCTGAAGTTATGGAGCGCCATGTCTCATCCCTTATCAGTCAAAACCGGCTGAGGGTGCCATCCATTCGGCCCGAATCGGTTACCGATCCGATCGTGCTTGACATGTTCCGTAAATATCGGCAAGCCGGAATTCAACTCTTTCTATCGGATTTTTCGCTCGATACCGGCATCCCTACGGTGGGGGTTCTGGCGTATGATCCGGCCACCTTTCCAAAATCAAGTGAAATCGTCTGGACTGCCGGAACAACCCCTGATCCACAAAAAGCGCTTAGCCGGGCATTGACGGAGGTCGCCCAGTTGGCCGGGGACTTTAATACCGCCGCCAATTACGTGGCTTCGGGCTTGCCCAAGTTTTCAACCCTTGCGGAAGCCGATTATGTCATGAATCCCGGAAAAGAAGTCGATATTCAAGACCTTCCCGATATCTCAAACCCCAATATTCGGATAGAGATTGAAAACTGCATTGCGGCCCTGGCCGATAACGGCATGGAGATTATCGTGATAGATACCATGCATTCGGAATTGAAGGTGCCGGCCTTTTACACCATTATTCCCGGCGCTCATTTCAGGGAACGGGCACGGGGTACCAGTGTCGGCATGTTTTGTGCTAAAATTGTCCATGAAAACGCTCAGCCGGCGCTCGCATTAAAAACGCTCAGGGAAATGGATAACAAATTACCGGGAAAATATTTCATTCAATTTTATATGGGAAGTTGCCTGCTGAACCTGGGTGATCCGCGGGCCGCCCTGCCCTATTTTAAAAAAGCGCTTTCGCTCCAACCGAACGAGCAGGATATCCCCAGTATATATTCTTATATTGGTGTTTGTTTGAAAGAAATGGGCCTGTACCGGGAAGCCATCAGCGTGCTTCAACAGGGAGAAACTTTTGATCAGGAACGTACCGACATATATAATCTCATGGGTTTTTGTCATTTCATGCTCAAAGAACATGAGGCGGCTATTTTAAATTTCAAGAAGGTGCTCGCGCTGAACCCCTCCTCGGCCATTGATTACGCCAACATTGCCTCAAATTACCGGGATATGGGCCATACCGACAATGCCATCCAGTATTATGAACTTGCGCTGGAATTGGATGCGGGAATTGATTTCGCCCGCATCAATCTGGAAAAATTGAGGGGCCAAAAGACATTCGTTTGACCGCGTGGCTTTTAGTATTATCTTAAGGG
The genomic region above belongs to Desulfobacterales bacterium and contains:
- a CDS encoding transglycosylase domain-containing protein; translated protein: MCPVKRIKTKTRRIWPIVLLFLLVVGLCVWGGVLALDEINTYKGQARILSQMASRMQFELADGPSSRPLSAPAGPYDMRFGYTRLPDIKSRMEKSGYVISREVRPSDSMLKWSQWGGFPIFHEKTVSGLTLLDRMGEEIYARKYPRNTFSSFSEIPPVLVEMLLFIENRDLLDPQKPLMNPAVAWERLAKALFDNALQLIVPSHSAAGGSTLATQTEKFRHSPEGVTHTARDKLYQMASASLRGYLDGENTLQARKNIVLNYINSIPLAAQPDYGEVNGLGDGLWAWFGADLNRVATLFRDLDATSNGYSINKKALAVKQVLSLFLAHRRPSHYLIGKRDDLEALCETYLDLLSSQGILSKAICSSAYGQSLPWRSSPPPSPAMTQVEKKASNTNRIQLLSLLGVKKLYELDRMDLTAKSTLDLTVQTAVSEEIMRLHDPAYLTEKGLYGYRLLGKGDPKKITYGFTLYEKTPRGNVLRVQTDNYDQALNINEGVKMELGSTAKLRTLVTYLEIVSTLFDRYSQMARYDLLAVEIPPRDTLTAWAISYLIGTQERNRLHMLNAAMQRTYSASPAEGFFTGGGLHSFENFNPQDNYRTVTVIEGLRYSINMVFIRLMRDIVRYYIYNPVNGPGAHLRDPLNPQRRAYLEKFADLEGTKFVRMFYRKYAGKSQSQILSTALQSVSPVPARLAYVCRFLAPEMELDEFAEEVKAHLPKFTLTDDLVQKLYWQSDPDRFTLSDRGYLSRMHPLELWVADFLRNKREASLQEILTENASVRQEVYKWLFRSSQKRAQDQRIYTMLEIEAFVQIHQAWKQVGYPFGSLVPSLATAIGSSGDRPAALAELMGVIVNRGIRMPLYRIETLVFAAGTPYEVHFERGAPVAPEKILEPDIADVLKDALSQVVESGTAQRAFRSFVDPDGTVIPLGGKTGTGDNRYEKFGRGGNIISSKVLNRSSTFVFFLGDRFFGVVLAYVDGPNVAAYDFTSALPVTLLKILVPRIMPLFHL
- a CDS encoding CYTH domain-containing protein; protein product: MGREIELKLLVHDDWKDRISNHPLVKRFAVGKASWHQLFNIYYDTPDFQLYSRGMALRVRKEEGGQLVQTLKTAGEVVGGMSHRGEWEWPLPNDTLQPDLIPHQLWPPGVVKGGADIPIPLFHTDFERSRQLLYIPAGALTSNQAEAKIELAFDRGLVRAIISDEKRTDKIFEIEMELMLGKPETLFDLALLLTAGFPVQPCDISKAERGYRLLGAQRFSKDEYPDRLPLMNAPVETGFFDEMTWSFGVWVQRLEYFQYSGNPAHLAAAGRAIERMGMLMTFFNSMLPESQTRQWQEILATVAEQCRKKVIPDGTGAVMLALAKWIYCREWLNQQ
- a CDS encoding Bax inhibitor-1/YccA family protein, coding for MQTVSYQGTQAQVRVNEFVRSVYNWMMVGLALTGFVAYFTAHNESLLQLIYQNRLVFFALIIAELGLVFYISARINRLAASTATGLFVLYSALNGLTLSFIFLVYTSSSITSTFFICAATFGACSIYGWMTKRDLTSMGGFMTMGLIGIIIASVVNMFLQSSGMAMIISYIGVLVFVGLTAYDTQKIKTMAMSQPVGAEAGVIRKAAILGALSLYLDFINLFLMLLRIFGGSRE
- a CDS encoding YcaO-like family protein encodes the protein MNNILILNDAIKGFTLDQDKIITPEETVRRLKTKLSQLNLDILDRAERIDNGRLDIPVYFSVCGKDALSIIGTKKQMGKGATLQQAEASAVMELAERFSFFSFCKQPNNFVTACYKAIRDKAISFDLIARSVHDDTGELDITRGFFETLPLQWTRAYNLTKQEEVLIPFTWFYAINEFNGPSAGNCREEALMQGISEVMERHVSSLISQNRLRVPSIRPESVTDPIVLDMFRKYRQAGIQLFLSDFSLDTGIPTVGVLAYDPATFPKSSEIVWTAGTTPDPQKALSRALTEVAQLAGDFNTAANYVASGLPKFSTLAEADYVMNPGKEVDIQDLPDISNPNIRIEIENCIAALADNGMEIIVIDTMHSELKVPAFYTIIPGAHFRERARGTSVGMFCAKIVHENAQPALALKTLREMDNKLPGKYFIQFYMGSCLLNLGDPRAALPYFKKALSLQPNEQDIPSIYSYIGVCLKEMGLYREAISVLQQGETFDQERTDIYNLMGFCHFMLKEHEAAILNFKKVLALNPSSAIDYANIASNYRDMGHTDNAIQYYELALELDAGIDFARINLEKLRGQKTFV
- a CDS encoding D-alanyl-D-alanine carboxypeptidase family protein — protein: MVMEASTGKVLEEINPHLKHPLASVTKLMLASVVMEKLQSGAIQLTEIVTTSAESARMGGSQVYLKEGERFTLEEMMKAVMIASGNDAAHAVAEHISGTQEAFAEEMNKKAQKLGMNDSEFHSAHGLPPGPGQSEDISSCHDLVLLARDLLNYPKLLEWTAVRSEPFRDGAFIMHNHNKIIAKLPGTDGFKTGFYSKAGFNVVATAQKDGLRLIVVVLGGPSAKIRDAVAIEKFKKYMAKYRMAALVKKGQDLGDAVSLPDGETQSIQAVTASDFSYPVIKEKIADIKKEIHLPKEIEGGVEAGQKLGEIVFMLEKEMLGKVDLISPARIGEAGFFTKVLRRVGFD